From a single Herbiconiux sp. SALV-R1 genomic region:
- a CDS encoding alpha/beta fold hydrolase, with the protein MPQVESGGVAIDYEVLGDPGRPAVLLVHGFSANRDSNWIRPRWGSALVEAGFSVVALDLRGHGRSGKPHALAAYALPRFRADLVAVLDDAGVSGAHVLGYSLGSRLAWDLALAHPARVLSLALGGPPASGSFAGFDLAAAKTPGAAAPGTATARYLAMIDGVPGSDRAALLRVAEAGRRAGWSPLTAVPPHPLLFVAGDDDPIAQPTRELAERIPGAAFVGVPGRDHITTITSRVFRHAVVEFFAAAG; encoded by the coding sequence GTGCCGCAGGTGGAATCGGGTGGGGTCGCGATCGACTACGAGGTGCTCGGCGACCCCGGGCGACCCGCGGTGCTGCTCGTGCACGGGTTCTCCGCGAACCGCGACTCGAACTGGATCCGCCCGCGCTGGGGCAGCGCGCTCGTCGAGGCGGGCTTCTCGGTGGTCGCCCTCGATCTGCGGGGCCACGGCCGCAGCGGGAAGCCACATGCGCTCGCCGCCTACGCGCTGCCTCGCTTCAGGGCCGACCTCGTCGCGGTGCTCGACGACGCCGGTGTGTCGGGCGCCCACGTGCTCGGCTACTCCCTGGGCTCGCGCCTGGCCTGGGATCTCGCTCTCGCGCATCCCGCTCGCGTGCTGTCGCTCGCCCTCGGTGGCCCGCCCGCCTCGGGCTCCTTCGCGGGGTTCGACCTCGCCGCCGCGAAGACGCCCGGTGCGGCAGCGCCCGGCACCGCGACCGCGCGCTACCTCGCGATGATCGACGGTGTGCCCGGCAGCGACCGCGCGGCGCTCCTCCGAGTGGCCGAGGCGGGGCGTCGTGCGGGCTGGTCGCCGCTCACCGCCGTACCCCCGCATCCACTGCTCTTCGTCGCGGGCGACGACGACCCCATCGCGCAGCCGACCCGTGAACTCGCGGAGCGCATCCCGGGCGCTGCCTTCGTCGGCGTTCCCGGCCGCGACCACATCACGACCATCACCTCACGCGTCTTCAGGCACGCCGTCGTCGAGTTCTTCGCGGCCGCGGGCTGA
- a CDS encoding alpha/beta fold hydrolase, which produces MSEQPEPRRGRTRRVVGIAALAVGLTVAVVVGLVLATSYWSAGIRLEEGAVEESTEQPFYTLPSPAPAAAPGTLLRTEPLPSAPAGAVAWRVLYHSADVLGNDIVVSGVVVAPDGEPPQGGRPVVSWAHPTTGAAARCAPSVGIDPFDLIEGLDDLLDAGYVVAATDYSGMGVEGPDSYLIGETEGNNVLDAARAARALDGAGAGDELVLWGHSQGGQAALFAAERAESYAPELQLKAVGVAAPATDLVALLKADIGDVSGVTIGAYAFTAYASVYGPSTPGAELDTILTPAAVEAAPTMNELCLLGQNSELHAIGSPLIGGFLSGDPGTVEPWATLLKENTPGSSGEPLPVPLFVAQGDVDELVRPEITADFVDEQRAAGTEVTYETVENTGHGLVADRALPGLLRWLGSLGLPS; this is translated from the coding sequence ATGTCGGAGCAGCCTGAGCCGCGACGAGGTCGCACGCGTCGCGTCGTCGGCATCGCCGCGCTCGCGGTGGGGCTGACGGTCGCGGTCGTGGTGGGGCTCGTGCTGGCCACGAGTTACTGGAGCGCCGGCATCCGTCTCGAGGAGGGGGCGGTCGAGGAGTCGACCGAGCAACCGTTCTACACGCTGCCGAGCCCGGCGCCCGCGGCGGCGCCCGGCACGCTCCTGCGCACCGAGCCCCTCCCGAGCGCCCCGGCCGGAGCGGTGGCCTGGCGGGTGCTCTACCACTCCGCCGACGTGCTCGGGAACGACATCGTGGTCTCGGGGGTCGTGGTGGCGCCCGACGGCGAGCCGCCGCAGGGTGGGCGGCCGGTGGTGTCGTGGGCGCATCCGACCACCGGCGCTGCGGCGCGCTGCGCGCCTTCGGTCGGCATCGATCCGTTCGACCTCATCGAGGGGCTCGACGACCTGCTCGACGCCGGGTACGTCGTGGCGGCGACGGACTACTCGGGCATGGGGGTCGAGGGGCCCGACTCGTACCTCATCGGCGAGACCGAGGGGAACAACGTGCTCGACGCCGCGCGCGCGGCGCGCGCCCTCGACGGCGCGGGAGCGGGTGACGAGCTCGTGCTCTGGGGTCACTCGCAGGGCGGGCAGGCGGCGCTGTTCGCCGCCGAGCGGGCGGAGTCGTATGCACCCGAGCTGCAGCTGAAGGCGGTAGGGGTCGCCGCACCGGCGACCGATCTCGTGGCGTTGCTGAAGGCTGACATCGGCGACGTCTCCGGGGTCACCATCGGCGCCTACGCCTTCACCGCGTACGCCTCGGTGTACGGACCGTCGACCCCCGGGGCGGAGCTCGACACCATCCTCACGCCGGCCGCGGTGGAGGCCGCCCCGACGATGAACGAGCTGTGCCTGCTCGGGCAGAACTCGGAGCTGCACGCCATCGGGTCGCCCCTCATCGGCGGGTTCCTCAGCGGAGACCCGGGCACCGTCGAGCCCTGGGCGACCCTGCTGAAGGAGAACACGCCCGGGTCGTCGGGCGAGCCGCTCCCCGTGCCGCTGTTCGTGGCGCAGGGTGACGTCGACGAGCTCGTGCGGCCCGAGATCACGGCCGACTTCGTCGACGAGCAGCGGGCCGCGGGCACCGAGGTCACCTACGAGACCGTCGAGAACACGGGCCACGGCCTCGTGGCCGATCGGGCCCTGCCGGGGTTGCTGCGGTGGCTGGGGTCGCTGGGGCTGCCGTCCTGA
- a CDS encoding TMEM175 family protein, translated as MHTERGFDRLVNFSDAVVAIAITLLILPLVDLAADLKDTTVLDMLESNWPQFLVFIISFAVIGRFWINHHRLYENVIDYSPALLWVNLLWLLTIVFLPFPTELISSTGQNNPSTAALYVGTMVLTTAAGAWQVLILIRNPHLQAEAVRGQLRMGPSLIALVLMLVVFVMVIAVPQFGLLWLFLLVLTGPGQAAYSRRYKRLNPGQTLPPE; from the coding sequence ATGCACACCGAGCGGGGTTTCGACAGGCTGGTGAACTTCAGCGACGCGGTCGTCGCCATCGCCATCACGCTGCTCATCCTGCCCTTGGTCGACCTCGCCGCCGACCTCAAAGACACCACTGTCCTCGACATGCTCGAGAGCAACTGGCCGCAGTTCCTGGTGTTCATCATCTCCTTCGCCGTCATCGGCCGGTTCTGGATCAACCACCACCGGCTCTACGAGAACGTCATCGACTACAGCCCGGCGCTGCTCTGGGTGAACCTGCTGTGGCTGCTCACCATCGTCTTCCTGCCGTTCCCCACTGAGCTCATCTCGAGCACCGGCCAGAACAACCCCTCGACGGCGGCCCTCTACGTCGGCACGATGGTGCTCACCACCGCGGCGGGTGCCTGGCAGGTGCTCATCCTCATCCGCAACCCGCACCTGCAGGCAGAGGCGGTGAGGGGTCAACTCCGGATGGGACCGTCGCTCATCGCGCTCGTGCTCATGCTCGTGGTGTTCGTGATGGTGATCGCCGTTCCCCAGTTCGGCCTGCTGTGGCTGTTCCTCCTCGTGCTCACCGGCCCGGGGCAGGCCGCCTACAGCCGCCGGTACAAGCGCCTCAACCCCGGTCAGACGCTTCCGCCCGAGTGA
- a CDS encoding YchJ family protein, which produces MRSRFSAFAVGDAGYLLESWHPSTRPSVLELDPSIRWLYLDVIDRQGGGLGDDTGVVEFVAHYRARRTGGASGAERGEQHERSAFEKQGGRWFYVGAA; this is translated from the coding sequence ATGCGCTCGCGGTTCTCGGCCTTCGCCGTCGGCGACGCCGGCTACCTGCTGGAGAGCTGGCACCCGAGCACGCGACCCTCCGTGCTGGAACTCGACCCGAGCATCCGGTGGCTCTACCTCGACGTGATCGACCGGCAGGGCGGTGGGCTCGGTGACGACACGGGTGTGGTGGAGTTCGTCGCGCACTACCGCGCGCGGCGGACCGGGGGTGCGAGCGGCGCCGAACGCGGGGAGCAGCACGAGCGCAGTGCGTTCGAGAAGCAGGGCGGGCGGTGGTTCTATGTCGGAGCAGCCTGA